From Alteromonas australica, one genomic window encodes:
- a CDS encoding SDR family oxidoreductase translates to MSFDNQFGPKGWTPENIASIAGKTYLITGANSGAGFQATRILLSKGANVVMLNRNPSKSDAAIRELKQEFGEGANVSYIVIDLANLSSIRTAADEILENVPHIDALICNGAIAQISKQELTVDGFESQLGVNHYGHFLLCGLLFERIDATSGRIVVVSSEGHKMGLRTIQFDDMNWDKNYHPNKVYSQSKLAQMMFAYELQDKIAAANRNVKVYVCHPGASNTSLIRESASVMTRVSWWIMVKLGLAQSAERGAYPEVMCATETPLKERAYYGPTGLMNFGGPVGECKLEPFVLDKPVLTTLWERSEEATSFNWSL, encoded by the coding sequence ATGTCGTTTGATAATCAATTTGGTCCGAAAGGCTGGACGCCAGAAAACATCGCATCTATTGCGGGTAAAACGTATCTCATTACCGGCGCAAATTCAGGTGCGGGTTTTCAAGCTACGCGAATTTTATTGTCGAAAGGCGCTAATGTCGTAATGTTAAATAGAAACCCGAGTAAATCGGACGCCGCCATTCGTGAACTAAAGCAAGAATTTGGTGAAGGCGCCAACGTCAGCTACATTGTTATCGATTTGGCTAATTTGTCTTCTATTCGCACTGCCGCCGATGAAATACTCGAAAACGTCCCCCACATAGACGCGTTAATCTGTAACGGTGCGATTGCACAAATTTCAAAACAAGAACTAACAGTGGATGGTTTTGAAAGCCAGCTTGGGGTAAACCACTATGGCCACTTTTTACTGTGCGGCTTGTTGTTCGAGCGCATCGACGCTACTTCAGGTCGTATTGTGGTTGTCTCAAGTGAAGGGCATAAAATGGGGCTAAGAACTATTCAGTTCGACGATATGAATTGGGATAAAAACTACCACCCGAATAAGGTCTACAGTCAAAGTAAGCTAGCACAAATGATGTTTGCTTATGAGCTACAAGACAAAATTGCAGCTGCGAATAGAAACGTAAAAGTGTATGTGTGTCACCCAGGTGCGTCGAATACCTCACTTATTAGAGAAAGCGCAAGTGTGATGACGCGCGTGTCATGGTGGATTATGGTGAAGCTAGGGCTTGCGCAATCTGCCGAAAGAGGCGCCTACCCTGAAGTGATGTGTGCCACAGAAACACCTCTAAAAGAGCGCGCTTACTATGGCCCTACAGGGCTAATGAATTTTGGTGGGCCAGTGGGTGAATGCAAGCTAGAGCCTTTCGTTTTAGATAAGCCTGTATTAACTACTTTGTGGGAACGATCTGAAGAAGCTACGTCGTTTAATTGGTCTTTATAG
- a CDS encoding fibrobacter succinogenes major paralogous domain-containing protein produces MVNLAALPANNANPDKSGESTSVQDVDGNLYQTVTLGGQTWLSENLRTTRFQDLSPVTSGFIPKDDEKNLATYGRLYSWVDVADERKLCPEGFRVATDDDWKELERHIGVAVEELHREGWRGDNDVAITLKAQQPDSWLKRFDKTKINAHQFNARPAGVKVGNWYLTQGVYTEFWTSSSASEKEAFARTLAYAWWNSHKGEIRRAKLNKNYMFSVRCVKEA; encoded by the coding sequence ATGGTGAATCTAGCGGCACTGCCTGCTAATAACGCGAACCCTGATAAAAGTGGAGAATCAACGTCTGTTCAAGATGTTGATGGGAATCTTTATCAAACCGTGACGTTAGGTGGGCAAACTTGGCTCTCTGAAAACCTGAGAACCACACGGTTTCAGGACCTCTCGCCAGTGACATCAGGCTTTATACCTAAAGACGATGAAAAAAACTTGGCTACCTATGGTCGCTTATATAGCTGGGTGGATGTAGCGGATGAAAGAAAGCTATGCCCCGAGGGCTTTCGGGTTGCCACTGATGACGACTGGAAAGAGCTTGAGCGACACATAGGTGTAGCAGTCGAAGAACTTCATCGCGAAGGGTGGCGTGGTGACAATGACGTAGCCATTACCCTAAAAGCGCAGCAACCTGATTCATGGTTGAAGCGTTTTGATAAAACAAAAATTAACGCTCATCAATTTAATGCCCGCCCCGCTGGGGTAAAGGTGGGGAATTGGTATCTCACTCAAGGCGTTTACACCGAGTTTTGGACAAGCAGTAGCGCCTCTGAAAAAGAAGCTTTTGCACGCACTTTGGCTTACGCGTGGTGGAATTCCCATAAAGGTGAAATTCGCCGTGCCAAATTAAATAAAAACTATATGTTCTCGGTTCGCTGTGTGAAGGAGGCTTAA